From the genome of Oryza glaberrima chromosome 1, OglaRS2, whole genome shotgun sequence:
TATGGGTGGAACAAGAAATAGACACCCAAATCAACTACTTTTTGGTAAATGAGATTATAGAAAATATGGAATTGGAGAGAGCATTTTAAATCGGAAAATCGGAAAGTAGTAAATTCCTTGCATTTGTGGGGTTAGGTTGGGGGAGTCAAGCAAGCGGTCTTGGAAGGTTTGAAGAAGACGTGTCTGATGTTATTGGGTTGGAGGGTCTACCACGCTGCTTAAGTTGAACACGCACCCCAAAATTGGTGCAACTCCATCTGAAAACTCTCATCAAAGGGGCTGAAAATTGGTGCTGGTTAGTTAGTGCATCGACCTTTTTTTCCTTGCCTCTCAATGCCTAAGCATCTGCTAGTTGCCACTTGGCATTTCGCACTGACCAAACCAAGTGATCATCTAGAGATtcttgttgctgttgctgttgttgtGTGTGTGAACCTAACTATTTCCTGTGCTAAATTTTCCTCCATTTCGTTGTCTCTCTGAGAGAGGATGAGAGCAACAGTTGCAGATGCTGCAAATTAGGTGTCAGCTTTGCATTAGAACGGTTCTTGAGGTGTACTACAAGCTTGACCATCTTTGATCTGACCGGTCTTTGGGGGTTTACGCTTCACAGGTTTTTGACCGGAGGAGATGACCAAGCATCATGTACTTATTGTTCCTGACGATTCTCTTGTTTCAGTTGCGTCAATTCTGACATCCATGGGCCATCTGTTTCTTCAAGAAATTAATTGTGATATCATCGGTGCTTTTCTGATGCGAATTTCGCCGctaattccattttttttattattgttttggtTTCATTTGAATATACGGGGCATAAGAGAGGGAGAGCCCTTTTGACAGTTCAGTCGCACTCCATTTGGAAAATACGCTGATTAAGATAATGACCATGATTACAAACAAATAAAGCAAGGCGGAGTACCTAATTGGTGATAATGTTGGCTCAATCATTGTCATGTGATCCTAGTTAACGAGGAGCAAGCGTCACTGGTTTATTCAGACAAAAACAACACATCACTTCACCATCATGAATCAACAATTGAGCCCATACCTGATGGTCTTCTTGCAGCTGAAAAATCATCGGAAGCCAGCCGTTTTATGCGCCATACATCAAGTTTGATGCTCCAGCAGGAGTAATCGTCAAGCCGTTGTAATCTTATTCAAGACATTTCCCTTCAGCTAAGCAACAAGAATCCTATCATCATGGGCGACACAcctggatatatatattatctttGCAAACTAAGCAAACGCGTACAGGTCGCCTCCTGAGCAAGATACTTGAGCAGAATCACTGGACCATCTTAATTTTCCCAACACACGAAAACCACAAGACGAGTGCCAAATATTCAGACATGACCCGTCacgttcagttttttttttttggggggggggggggggggttataaAACTGACGCTTCGCCTCAGGCAGAAACGGCGATTTCATGGGGCAAACCTGACACAATCCCGTTACTTCAGGCCCACGGATGATAGGAagaaaccataaaaaaaaatgaccgAACTCTGTCAAGTTAGGATAGGTTCAGTTCAGTCCCAACGTCCCATGGTCCAATCCCCTATATAGAAGAGTGGCATAAAGCCACACTTAAATGGCAGAACAGGAGCATTAGCAAGCACTGTTGTCTTATAACGAATGGGGATTCAATTTACAGTTCATATCGGCTTATAGGGCCTCAGCCAGAGCAGAGCTTCTCAAGAGCCATGTTCTCGTCGCCATTGACACTCTTCAGAACACTTCTCACCATGTCTTCAGGGAAGCCCATCTCAACCAGCTTCTGCACCTGTGATTGCAGAATGGAGTATTTTACTACGGTATCTACAACTTCTGTATACCCACTGGAACAATAAATATGAGTACTCGTCAATAACAATACCTTTTCTTCCATGCCGGTGGAGGAACTCTTTGCAAAGGCCTCCGTCCAGTAGCGAGCAGTAGCAGAAAATGTGGAATAGTCACGCAAGTACTGCAAAAATGGATGAAAAGAGACATAATGATCAGAAGACAAGCTTGACACTGATTCCTTAAACCTGTAAGTTCCGAGCATGTCCTGAACTTGGGGATTTCTGGTGTTGCTCCAATCATAAATGAAAATTCTAGTGAATTTGTCCCATCTATACTTACACTCTACATTGCTTTAGTCATTGCTTTAGTCAAGGATTGACTCACTTGAACTCATTATGTAACCTAGATAAGGACATAAGGTACAGTCCAGACTCTGGACCTGCCTAGACTGAATAGCCAAGTGACTCTCTAATAGTAAGGCACAATGACAATTAAAGCATCTAGCTGAGTCATGTTGCTATGCTTGAATATTGGCAAGTTTTACTCACAAACAGGACACCAGATAGAACTGTTTTATTGGACTTCCCTATACTCCAGTCCAGTCCAGGCTAGCCGGACTAATAAACAATCAGGTCGCATAATGCAACATTTTATACATATCTTTTTGCACACCATCATTAGTAACACACAGGACACAGAGCATATTTAGAACAAAGTGCAGAAAAGCTTGATGAGCTCATGTGATCAGAACAACCTTTGCACCTTGCTTGTCATCTACTCATCTAGCATCAACTCTACACGGCACACACAATGTGTCCAATACAAAACGtgtatctataaaaaaaatgccaGCTATAGAggtgaaaagtgaaaacaattGTGTATCACTTTACCAGGTACCAACTGAACATAGATACTGGAATAGGTACATAAATGCAGTAACCCAGAGCTCAGAAGATGTACAAAGTTTACCAATTATGTGACAGGTACAAACACAGATCTCATGTAATTGATGCTATCATATCACTTGGATAACTCATATTTAATATGTTGTAACACTCTTTGCTGCTACCTTACCAGGTGCAATATGAGGTAGTcatgcatatatacacaaaACTGAGCTTGCCTCGTGGGGATATAGAATGTTCCAAGAAGAGGCAACGTAAATTTACTCTTAATGCATAATAGTTCAAAACAAGGTGGTATGCTAAAAAATATGAAGCTAAATAGTCAAGTAGTCCAGACCTGTTGTGCAACGACAGCATCCTGAGGATCATCAGGTGCAGGGGCAGAAAGCAGAGCTTGGAGGGAAAGCAGTGCCGTCTTCAATGTAAGGGCTGGGCTCCATTGGTCCTTCAGTATGTCCAAGCAGATTGCTCCGTTTTGGCTGCTAATGTTAGGGTGCCTTCAACATAGATTGGAGTAGAAATCAAGACTTGTAGTTATCAGTAAAGAAGCGCCAGTAAAGTTCAAGTAATCCCAAACTCGCAACTGATAAGTCACAAAATTGTTTCTGGACATGGGCAGATAAGCAGCACATGAAGAGTGAACTCATTGCAGCACTTAGAATTTATCAAACTGGAACGGCATATATTTCCAGATACTGTGTCACAATGTACCATTGCTGTTATCGCTTATTGACCAAACAACAACAGATCAACTAATGTGAACCAATAAAAATTGTTGGCAACTGTTAGCTCCGGGAGTGATGGCTTCATACAAGCAAGGAACACAAGCAGTAAACAAAAGGGCGAAGGAAGGATTCATATAAGCAAGGAGCACAAGCAACAAGCAAAAAACAAAAGGGAGAAGGAAAGCTTGCATACCATACTTTGGTGATAAACTGCATCTTAGGAGGCTCAAAGGGGTAACCACCTGCCAATCAGAGCACAATCAATAGATGACACCAACAATCTTTCCAATGCATCGCAACTCTTGCTTGGCTTTCAGTTTAAAACCATATGGTGATGCGAACAAGGCCACGGAATTCCAAGTAAACAAAGATTCGACATGGAAACTCCGTTCTCATCGTCACGGTAGGAAGTTGAAACACAATTGAGACCCTATAAGCAAATGCTCTTGCAGTATCTCAGTTTTGAAATTATAAACGACGGAAATGAAATAATACACCTTGAGCTATATATTTAACAGGCTGGAAATCTCAACAAAAATCCGCATGCTCAAATGCAAACTTCTCCATGGCACACAAATATAATCACTATGACGAACACGCATTGAACCAAATCCTGAAATCCTAATCCGGAACCAAATCCCACCCTAACTTGCCCTAACCTACCTCCCCCACACTAAATCCCTCTACGCATCATCAATCTACTCCGGAGATGCGACGGGGGCAAAAGCcgatcgcgccgccgcccaaacACGAACGGAAggaatccgccgccggcggcgaggaagaggggTGGGGATTGAGTACCTGGGAGGCGGATGTCGATGACGAAGGTGCCGCCCTCGTAGGGCGTGCCTTGGGGCCCGGCGATGGTGCCGGTGAGGTGGGAGATGGTGGAGCCGTCGTGGAGCGCGATGGACACCCCGGAGACCTCCCTGTCCCGGTTGCACTCCGTCAGCTCCTTCTGCACCCTCGACACgtccaccatcgccgccgccgccgccgctcgccgcgattcgcctctcctccctccctccctctcgttGGAAGCAACGCCGATGCGAATCGAATCGAACGCGACGGGAAAAGGGGGAAGGAACTAGTGGAACTAACAACGCCGCGGAGGGCGCTATACTAAGCTGCCACttaattatactattaatataatCATAATCATGATATTATACTATTGCTaataatctactccctccaattTCATcatcaggttataagacgttaagcatagtttcattaaatttttataacatATTTGTCTgagattaaaaatattactattttctctataaaattagttaaaATTAGAATAGTTTAACTTATGTCTGAAAACctataacggagggagtaactctgACTAATCACGGTACTAATATGAGTAGCAGtaacaattgtttttttatctttGGCCGGTGTGATTCCAATattccttccttttctcttcctccaccCGATAAAAGGGATTTCAATAGGGGGAAAAAAGATGAGATTCCCTATATTTCCGTGAGGTTAGCCATCTTTTTTCTTGTGTGGTTAATGTGCCAAGCTAGTTCTTACCGAACTATTCATGGGATTATAGAAATAATTATTTACTCTATACGTTAAAATGTATATTTTCTcaaaagtatatatttttttcaaatgtatTATCTAAGATCGCTTGTTTTAAGCTATTTgttaatatatttaatttaactTCAACAACAATTCGCTTTCAAACGGATCAAGTCTCAGACATGATTGTTGCGATTAGCTGAGAAAATCTGTTTCCACTTTCCACAGCCCTCATTTTCGTATAGTCGTTTTTTGCGGCTTTCTTTTGTACTTGGGCTTTATTGGGCCCAAGTCCCGGGCCGGCCCACTCTGGACGTGAGTCTCCATCTCTCTTTGATAGTTGATTACGGGAAGCTTGTTTTCCTCGTGCTCGTTCGATTTATTTATATAATCAACTCCAAGACTCTCGCTTGCACTGTTGCACATGATTAGTTGTTAATAAATCATAAGCAGAAGGGATATGTTACTTAACTGAATGAAATATTAATTAACAAAAAGTCTTCCACCTATAGGCACTTCTCCTTGttttaataaattaaataaactcCCGCACAATTGTACAATGAGATAGATTAAAGTCTTCTGTTAAAAAGTAAATTGCATTTGAGATGGAGTTATGCCTTCTATCTctacaaataaatatagttatatttccTATACACCTATGAATATTGATTTTATCTCTGTCGTTATAATCTGGACCTATATATCCCAACTAGTGtagacatgcatgtttatgtctttttctccgattaacacatttgtaaaaattttctcctaataataataatattatttcatACTAATATAGTGCTAGTACTAACAACTTTATCCATctcaatataacaatatttgactagctatggccctgtttagatcccacttcaaaatttttcatctaatcacatcgaacgtttgaacacatgtataaaatattaaatataggctaaaaaataactaattgcacagatttcGACTAATTtgctagacgaatcttttaagcctaattgctccatgatttgataatatggtgctacattaaacatttgctaatgatggattaattaggcttaataaatttgtctcgcagtttacatgctgattatgtaatttgttttattattatactacatttaatacttcaaatgtatgtccgtatatccgatgtgacacgctaaaattttacaaccatggatctaaacacctCCTATGTATGTGTAGACATATACTTATCcagatatataatttattagaagttgttatattttagaaccgGGAGTATTAACTGCTATATTAACAACCCAACCCAGCTGTGTTATGGATTGTAAGTGGCCAATTAAGCATCGGTCTATCTCATGGATCTCCTTCCTCTACCTGCAGTACTCTAGCTACAGCTAACAGTAGTCTCTGTACTCTGTCGTAGATATATAGCTTGTGGCGTTGTGCATCGTGTACTAACACTCTGCCATGTCCAAAGACggcagcccggcggcggcggctcagccTGATCAGCCGGCGgtagccgacgccgccgccgtaccgtcgccgccgccgacgacgacggcggaggtgAAGCCCCTGACCATCTTCTACAACGGCAGCGTCGCCACGTTCCATCTCACGCAAGACAAGGTCTGGTCAGTTCATCTAATCTACCCTATATACCTAGCTCTAGCCTACCTATAGCTTAGCTATGGCATATGAACTCGGAAGCATATATAGGCAGAGGATATCATGAACATGgcagccggcgaggaggaggaggacggcggcggcggcggccggcggcagttgacggcggcggcggcgatatcGGCAAGCAGCAGCGGCGACCAGCTGCTGGAGAAGCTAAAGCGAGGTAAGTAGGTAGCTAGAAGCTAGCTAGGTCGATCGATCGTCTGCTTAAGTTTATATCCATGCATGTCTTCAGATTTAATTAAAAAGGTGGATTAATTAAGCGATAATGATCCTAATTTCTTCGCCTGTTTGTGCAGAGTTGCCCATTGCGAACAAGAGATCGTTGGTGCGCTTCTTCCAGAAGCGCAAGGAGAGGTAATTGATACGACAAACTCAGCTGCAAATTGATTCCATCTCGTTTAATTCTTAGATGTATGGATTAACACACTAGCTATAGTGCTCTAATTGTTGATGGAGTGAGCTAGATTAGTCAAAATTAGGTTAACTAAAACCAATCGTTTGCAACAAAAACAAACTGTGCTTCTTTCAGATATATGAAATTAAACACACTGTCTTCTAAAGAATCTCTCCAACAAAATACTTGCAATTGTTAATTACTATTGGAGCACATGCAGCTTGGTTGCTTCTGTCCCCGGCAACCACAAGCACACTGGTCCATGGCGTGCTATTCTTAAGAGAAAAATTATGCAATGATTTAGTATAACAGGAGTATGCTTATAGCTAAGCGTGAAACACGTTTGAATTGACCTAGATATGAAGTCGACTCGTCAGTATACATATATGTAGATAGTACTAAGCTGACATTTCAAAGTTTTGAAGGTCGTGTATATATACAATTCGTTGCTTgcttaatataaatatttttagatttggacacggttattaagaaaataagtAGAATTAAACAGGAGGAAGATTGGGATTAGATGATAAGTAGAGGTGGGTGGAGAAATTGAATGATGCTGGGTTATGATTAGTTGGAAAAAGAATGTTGGTAGGGAAGCtgttatattttgatataaattttaaagactaaaagttgttatattttaggacgaatgaagtaaataataattatcCACGTTTCGCTGTCACACGCACTTAATTGTTTTACTATTCTGTAactcattttccatcacatggCAGATTGTACAGGCCCTAGCTGGGGAGATCCATCAGGGAACTGATGAACCATTGAGGAGGCAACAACCAGTAGTAGTCTCCTATTACTGCTGATGCTCTGTGAAAAAGATGTAGTTAGCACAGTAATAATTTACACCTACACACAGTGTGTATACTGTATAATGGTTTTattatctctgaactcatcTTCCATGTGACCATGTCAATGTGAATATTTTTCTCTGGAAAGCGGTTTAGTTTTCATTAAGTGAAAGGTACACCAAATCCATGTGCTTCAGAGTTTAGATAGGTCTAATTACAGATCTCTTATGGGCCTTGTATAGATACAGACAAATTCATGGGCCAACCAATTCTTTGCGGCCCATTCTGCTCTGCTACTGGGCAACAAACTGAGGCCTTGTTTACCTAAAAAGGAGCATTTGCTGCTAAGACGCCATTAGCTATGGTTTATGGTTAATTAGTTTATCATACCACGCTAAAagcaataaattaaattatgacGTCTTACCGAATCCATCACACGCC
Proteins encoded in this window:
- the LOC127775310 gene encoding ubiquitin-conjugating enzyme E2 27, producing the protein MVDVSRVQKELTECNRDREVSGVSIALHDGSTISHLTGTIAGPQGTPYEGGTFVIDIRLPGGYPFEPPKMQFITKVWHPNISSQNGAICLDILKDQWSPALTLKTALLSLQALLSAPAPDDPQDAVVAQQYLRDYSTFSATARYWTEAFAKSSSTGMEEKVQKLVEMGFPEDMVRSVLKSVNGDENMALEKLCSG
- the LOC127776161 gene encoding protein TIFY 9-like: MSKDGSPAAAAQPDQPAVADAAAVPSPPPTTTAEVKPLTIFYNGSVATFHLTQDKAEDIMNMAAGEEEEDGGGGGRRQLTAAAAISASSSGDQLLEKLKRELPIANKRSLVRFFQKRKERLYRP